The Calditrichota bacterium genome contains the following window.
NNNNNNNNNNNNNNNNNNNNNNNNNNNNNNNNNNNNNNNNNNNNNNNNNNNNNNNNNNNNNNNNNNNNNNNNNNNNGGGATCATCGCCGTGGCGAATGGGATAATCAGGATGATGCCAGTCAATGATGGAATAGTAGGTACCAAAAAGAATTCCCTGGCGCTTGCATTCTTCAGCGAGTTCTTTCACTACATCTCGCTTGAAAGGCGTGGACATGATGTCGTAATCGGTATATTTTGAATCCCAGAGACAAAATCCGTCGTGATGTTTGGCAGTGATGATGAGATATTTCATCCCGGCCGCTTTAGCCGCCGCGACCCATTCTTTTGCGTCAAAAAGCACCGGGTTGAATTCCCGATAAAGATTATCATATTCTTTCACCGGTACTTCCCGCCCGCGCGACCAGCCAATTTCTGTCCCGCGCAATGTTACGGGCCCCCAATGAATGAACATGCCG
Protein-coding sequences here:
- a CDS encoding alpha-L-fucosidase gives rise to the protein MKRKLLFLLLFFLAAVVRAQSIGGGGEANPDLKTNLESLQNWQTMRFGMFIHWGPVTLRGTEIGWSRGREVPVKEYDNLYREFNPVLFDAKEWVAAAKAAGMKYLIITAKHHDGFCLWDSKYTDYDIMSTPFKRDVVKELAEECKRQGILFGTYYSIIDWHHPDYPIRHGDDP